A stretch of Brassica napus cultivar Da-Ae chromosome C6, Da-Ae, whole genome shotgun sequence DNA encodes these proteins:
- the LOC106422531 gene encoding glutathione S-transferase T3-like, which yields MDGFTNLLHSQIPIDLESPEPYWFGSEVPAQSAERRKYSPREDKILIGAWLNTSKDPIIGNEQRVGAFWKRIVEYYNASPLLVGQTAREITSCKQRWSRINGEKSGENDDDDLMKAALDIFFTKYGYKFTLDHCWRELRHDQKWASIYVAKEGGKEKRRSVLEVDTEEADVGDPEERPIGVRAAKGGSKKKKKSGKEEELSKLGEVVTGV from the exons atggatggtttcacaaaCCTTCTGCATAGTCAAATACCTATAGACCTTGAATCACCCGAACCTTATTGGTTCGGGTCTGAAGTTCCTGCTCAGTCTGCTGAGAGGAGGAAATATTCTCCTAGAGAAGATAAGATCCTTATTGGTGCTTGGCTTAACACCAGTAAGGATCCTATCATTGGCAACGAGCAGAGAGTTGGGGCTTTCTGGAAGCGTATTGTAGAGTACTACAACGCAAGCCCTCTGCTCGTTGGTCAAACAGCGCGAGAGATTACTTCTTGCAAACAGAGGTGGAGTAGGATCAACGGGGAA AAAAGTGGggaaaatgatgatgatgatctgatGAAAGCTGCATTAGATATATTCTTCACCAAGTATGGTTACAAGTTCACACTTGATCACTGCTGGAGGGAGCTGAGGCATGACCAGAAATGGGCCTCGATTTATGTGGCTAAGGAAGGTGGAAAGGAAAAGCGGAGGTCCGTCTTGGAGGTTGATACAGAAGAAGCGGACGTGGGAGATCCAGAGGAGAGACCAATCGGGGTAAGGGCTGCGAAAGGTGgcagtaagaagaagaagaagagtggtaAAGAAGAAGAGTTGTCCAA GTTAGGTGAAGTAGTCACAGGCGTCTAA
- the LOC106422530 gene encoding glycine-rich cell wall structural protein 1-like, which produces MGMFLRRGWIVASVFMLLMSTQVLGKLSSKDDHAKSKHRHHNNKRDGASGGGGAGGSIGAGGGAGGGIGVGGGIGGGGGAGGGGGIGSGGGVGGGGGGSGTGGNGGSCAGGHGGGGRGSGGGGGRGSGGTGGGVGGGGGVGVGGGFGGGVGGSAGGSAGGGGGGSVGGGGRGGGRGSGGSGAGGIGGGGGGSIGGGGGVGGSIGGGGGAGGGVGGGAGGGVGGSIGGGGGSGGGVGGGAGGFGGGGVGGGAGGAVGGGAGGAVGGGVGGGVGGGAGGGVGGGGGGAIGGGVGGGTGGGVGGGAIGGGVGGGAGGGIGGGGGGGGRGSGGAGGGVGAGGGIGGGVGGGGGVGGGTGGGVGDGGGGAIGGGVGGGAGGGIGGGGGGGGRGSGGAGGGVGAGGGIGGGVGGGGRGGGRGSGGAGGGVVGGGGVGGGVGGGGRGVGGGGAGGGVGGGVGGGVGAGGGVGGGAGAGGGGGGAVGGGAGGNAGGGVGGVGGGVGGGVGGGVGAGGGVGGGAGAGGGGGGAVGGGAGGNAGGGVGAGGGAGGGGGGGGFGSGVGGGGGGGLGGGGGGVGGGVGGGANVGVGVGAGGGAGGGAGGGLAGGGGVGGGVGGGANVGVGVGAGGGAGGGAGGGGGGGIGNRRH; this is translated from the coding sequence ATGGGGATGTTTTTAAGAAGGGGCTGGATAGTGGCGTCTGTGTTTATGTTACTGATGTCGACTCAAGTGTTGGGAAAATTATCTAGCAAAGATGATCATGCCAAGAGCAAACACCGACATCACAATAACAAAAGAGACGGTGCTAGTGGAGGTGGAGGTGCTGGAGGTAGTATCGGAGCAGGAGGTGGTGCTGGCGGTGGCATTGGAGTCGGAGGAGGCAtaggcggtggtggtggtgctggtggaggtggtggtatTGGATCCGGAGGAGGAGTTGGTGGTGGAGGGGGTGGAAGTGGTACTGGTGGTAATGGAGGAAGCTGTGCTGGTGGTCATGGTGGTGGTGGACGTggtagtggtggtggtggtggacgtGGTAGTGGTGGTACTGGGGGAGGTGTAGGTGGAGGTGGTGGCGTTGGAGTTGGAGGGGGATTTGGTGGTGGTGTAGGTGGAAGCGCAGGTGGAAGCGCAGGTGGAGGTGGAGGCGGCAGTGTTGGTGGAGGAGGACGTGGTGGTGGACGGGGTAGTGGGGGATCTGGTGCTGGTGGAATTGGCGGTGGAGGTGGTGGAAGTATTGGCGGTGGAGGAGGTGTTGGTGGTTCGattggaggtggtggtggtgccgGAGGTGGAGTAGGTGGTGGTGCTGGAGGAGGTGTTGGTGGTTCGattggaggtggtggtggttccGGAGGTGGAGTAGGTGGTGGTGCTGGTGGCTTTGGTGGAGGTGGTGTTGGAGGTGGTGCTGGAGGTGCAGTAGGTGGTGGTGCTGGAGGTGCAGTAGGTGGTGGTGTTGGAGGTGGAGTAGGTGGTGGTGCAGGTGGTGGTGTCGgaggtggtggaggtggtgCTATCGGAGGTGGAGTAGGTGGTGGTACAGGTGGTGGTGTCGGAGGTGGTGCTATCGGAGGTGGAGTAGGTGGTGGTGCAGGTGGTGGTATtggtggaggaggtggtggtggtggacgtGGTAGCGGTGGAGCTGGCGGTGGTGTAGGAGCCGGAGGAGGAATTggtggtggagttggtggaggaGGCGGAGTAGGTGGTGGTACAGGTGGTGGTGTCGGAGATGGTGGAGGTGGTGCTATCGGAGGTGGAGTAGGTGGTGGTGCAGGTGGTGGTATtggtggaggaggtggtggtggtggacgtGGTAGCGGTGGAGCTGGCGGTGGTGTAGGAGCCGGAGGAGGAATTggtggtggagttggtggaggaGGCCGTGGTGGTGGACGTGGTAGCGGTGGAGCTGGCGGTGGAGTAGTAGGTGGAGGAGGAGTCggtggtggagttggtggaggaGGCCGTGGTGTTGGTGGTGGAGGTGCTGGCGGTGGTGTAGGAGGTGGAGTTGGCGGTGGTGTAGGGGCAGGAGGTGGAGTTGGCGGTGGTGCAGGTGCAGgcggtggaggtggtggtgcAGTGGGAGGTGGTGCCGGAGGAAATGCTGGAGGAGGAGTAGGAGGAGTAGGCGGTGGTGTAGGAGGTGGAGTTGGCGGTGGTGTAGGGGCAGGAGGTGGAGTTGGCGGTGGTGCAGGTGCAGgcggtggaggtggtggtgcAGTGGGAGGTGGTGCCGGAGGAAATGCTGGAGGAGGAGTAGGCGCTGGTGGTGGTGCAGGTGGTGGAGGCGGTGGAGGCGGTTTTGGCAGTGGTGTTGGAGGGGGTGGAGGTGGAGGACttggcggtggtggtggaggagtgGGAGGTGGTGTAGGAGGTGGAGCAAATGTTGGTGTAGGAGTTGGAGCAGGAGGCGGTGCAGGAGGAGGAGCTGGTGGTGGTCTAGCGGGTGGAGGAGGAGTCGGCGGTGGTGTAGGAGGCGGAGCAAATGTTGGTGTAGGAGTTGGAGCTGGAGGTGGTGCAGGAGGAGGagctggtggtggtggtggtggtggcatTGGTAACCGAAGACATTAA